The Elgaria multicarinata webbii isolate HBS135686 ecotype San Diego chromosome 1, rElgMul1.1.pri, whole genome shotgun sequence genome includes the window tcgcacagtggccaaccagccattggccagggacccacaaggcaggacattctttgcaacagcaccctcccacccatgttccccagcaactggggcacacaggcttattgccttgaatactggagatagcacacaaccatcagggctagtagccatggatagccttcgtagccatggatagccttcgcctctgggaatttatccaacccacttttaaagccatccaaactggtggccatcactacattttgtggtagtgagttccatagtttaactctgcgctgtgtgaagacatccttccttttatttgtcctggatctcccaccaatcagtttcacgagatgaccctgttgggttctagtattttgagagagggagaaaaatgtctccctttccacacccTTGACCTTTCTTTGTTGGTCTGTCTAGGAACCATTCAAAACGGGTTTCTCTATCTCTTTTGAGAGGATCCGGAGGATCCACTTCTTCCCAGGCAACATAGCAACACCTTTCGCTTGATTCAAAGTCTCCTTCCAGAGAGACTTTGAATCAAAGCCCAACTCCGCCTTCCCCCAGAGCGACAGGGACCCTTTCCTCCAAGCCGCCTTCCCCCCACGctggtggtggctgctgctgctgccctgtcCACAGCCGCCTTCGTTCGGCTCAGGTGCACTTGGCACACCTGGGATTGCGGCGCCCCCAAAGAGCCGCCCGCTCACACAAGCAACTTACCCTCAAAGGCCGCAAAGAGGGGGAAGAGTCCCAGGAACATGGCCGGCTGCAGGTGGAACATGGTGTCTATAGGGTTCTGGAGCCCTGGGGTGCGGAGAAGAGAAGGGGCAGCTTGACAAGGGGCAGAGGCTGAGCGCACGCGTGTGcgcaccctccctcccacccaccccgccccagccAGCCTCCCAAGAGGTACGCACCCAGCTCGTCCTTCTGCAGAAGCATCTGCGTCAGCGTCCAGCGGATGCCGCCCAGGAAGGAGGCGCCCAGCACCAGGGAGAAGCCCTCCGCGTCGAACTGCGTGGCCTTGTAGGTGAACAGGAAGAGGCCCCCGGCAatgagcaccaccaccaccagcagcgcCGCCCTCTGGCCGGAGAAGGAAGCACAGTGTTGGTGGGACGAGCGGCCCTGAGCCCAATGCCCACAGGCCTCCgccgcggggtggggtggggtggggtgggtggtctTACCGGCTCCTCCAGCTTGAAGATCAAAGAGAAGAACAAGATGAAGAGGACGGCTGAGGACTTTGTCATGGTGTAGCTGCAAGGCCAGAGAGGAAGGAGGCCGTGAAGGCGGCCAGGAGCTGCCAGAgcgccccccccccgggcccctccctgcccccctgcaaAACTCACAGGGAGATGGAGATGTAGAGGAAGCTCCAGTTGCTGAGCCCCACGTCCAAGGCCGTGGACAGCGCTGCAAGGTAGgcaggtggagagagggagaaggaggaggaggttgccGTGGGCAacagaagaggcctgctggatcaggcccgctGGATCAGGCCAGCATAGCCCCTTGCCCTGGTCTTGCGGCCGGAGGGGGCGAAGGCAGGTGAGCAGCAGCCAAGCTAGCCCTTCCTGCAAGCCACTCCTGTGCCTGGGGTCTGTCCGGGGCCGGCCGCTGCGCATGTGGGGAGGCCCCAGCTGCCCCCTTCCCCAGACCCCCAACCCAGCTGTACCGAAGTGACCTGTGGGAAGGGCATCATGCCATGTTGTGCCCGGGACTCACCTGCGGGGCCCACGCGGCGGAGGTAGGTGGCCCAGGGCAGGAGGGGCCGCGCAGGCCGCTTGACGGGGAGCGGGCCACCCCCCACGCACGGGCCACAGAAGCAGCAGCGCCGTGCCAGGCCCGAGAGCAGGAAGATGACCAACAGGTGCAGCAGCGTCATGAAGAGTGGGAAGGAGaagctctggggggggggaggagaggaggaggggcggAAGTGACAAGGAAGTCTGAAAGTACCCCATTGGAACCCCTTAATTTGATGTGAAGCATCAATCTGATGTGAATGCACAAGCATATTTCAGACACACTCCtgacactcccccctccctggaccCTCCTCCATGCCTGCAAGCAAAGAGACACAGAAGAGTTGCCCAACACACTTCGCCCGCTCATTGTCCCGCTATTCTGACACAAAGGTTACTTTCCCCAGAAACATGTTTGAGGAGCCTTGAAGCCCGGAACTTAGTCCCATATCACCCTATTCACACAGACATGGAGGCGAATCTTAATATTTGTTTATCacctaagtccccccccccaatgggcattgGAAGTGGCTCGCAGCTGGCCGGAGAGACTTTCCTACTGGCCCCGGGAGGGGCTTTTTCCTGCCTCAAAGTGCAAAGGGTGACACACACCGGACACAGCGGTCAAGATAGTTTCGTTCATTACGGGACACGTAGAAAAAGCTTGTACTCAATAAAGGATGGTTGGAGGGGATCTTATGATTTCATGGGAGGGACCTGGAATGTCCTAAAAGCATGcaggtggggatgatgggtgggGAGCTCCGCCTCCGGCTCGCTGGAAGGGAGATTTTCTAGGGCCTCTGCatcgcccctccccctccccttgctggGTTTGGGGAGACCTCCCGAAGGGCCGTCAgcggcgcgggggggggggagggcgcggacccccctcccccacccccgtcctctcccctccccctccccctcccaccttcaTGATCCACTTGTTGTAGAAGGTGATGCCGATGGAGAAGGCGTAGTAGAGCAGCACCAGCCCCGCCGCCCCGGCCGCCCGACGCGCAGCCCCCGGCACCGCCGGCGCCCCCATGGCCGCAGGGGGCGGGacaagggcggggaggggggacggTGCCACGCGCCACGCGCCGCTCGCCCCGTCGGCCAGGCAGCCGCTCGCTTCCGGGCCTCGCCTGCGCCCCCGATGCCATTGGCCGCGCCCAGCCCCGTGACAGGGACCAGCAGGGCCCGCCCCACGCCACGCCGCCCCACAGCCAGGGCGGGAGAGGCGCGCGCGCGGCCCCCGcctcgcaggcaggcaggcgcctcccggggcggcggcggcggccccccaCTCGCCCGCGGGGCCGAGCCCAGCCCGGCTGGACCCAGCGCGCCTCCGgcctgggggatgggggtggagtggAGCGGCCCGGCTCCTGCCCTAGACCGCCTGCCCCTCTTTGCCGGGGCGGGCAGCGAGGCCCGCAGGAGCCTTCTCTCgcgaggcagcagcaggaggccgctcCGTCCCCTTGCTGAgcggggatggggcgggggggggggaggagaggagccgCCCTGTGGGGTGAGAGAGAAGGGAGCAAgtccgccggggggggggggcgcaggggAGAAGAATTCTCAATGGAAActcctatacgtttccgagcccaattcaaggtgctggttttaacctataaagccctacctGGAAAGGGACCACAATGCCCAACGGAACGCcactcccgacatgaacctccccgcacactgcgctcaacatctaaggccctcttctgagtgcctactccgagggaagctgggaggatggcagcaagggagagggccttctcggtggtggcccccgactgtggcatgatctccctgatgaggctcgcctggcgccaacattgttatctttcaggcgccaggtcaagacttttctcttctcccaggca containing:
- the SLC35C2 gene encoding solute carrier family 35 member C2, whose amino-acid sequence is MGAPAVPGAARRAAGAAGLVLLYYAFSIGITFYNKWIMKSFSFPLFMTLLHLLVIFLLSGLARRCCFCGPCVGGGPLPVKRPARPLLPWATYLRRVGPAALSTALDVGLSNWSFLYISISLYTMTKSSAVLFILFFSLIFKLEEPRAALLVVVVLIAGGLFLFTYKATQFDAEGFSLVLGASFLGGIRWTLTQMLLQKDELGLQNPIDTMFHLQPAMFLGLFPLFAAFEGLRLSASEKLFRFHEVQLLLSQLGKLALGGLLAFGLGFSEFLLVSRTSSLTLSISGIFKEVCTVLLATHLLGDHLSLLNWLGFAVCLLGISLHVALKALGARGPKSAKPHKESGSRSDLELLLLHHQEEEEAEAAAAAQR